A section of the Mycolicibacterium anyangense genome encodes:
- a CDS encoding MarR family winged helix-turn-helix transcriptional regulator: MIEAEPQVTDLSGDLQRVLSKLFSVLRRGDPRAPSGGDLTLAQLSILLTLLDTGPIRMTELAARERVRTPTTTVAIRRLEKLGLVKRSRDPSDLRAVLVEVTPQGLVQHREALAQRRAHLASLLAKLSDEERDTLARALAPLERIADQSES; the protein is encoded by the coding sequence ATGATTGAGGCCGAACCGCAGGTCACCGACCTGTCTGGGGACTTGCAGCGCGTCCTCTCCAAGTTGTTCTCGGTCTTGCGCCGCGGCGATCCCCGGGCTCCCTCCGGCGGTGACCTCACCCTGGCCCAGTTGTCGATCCTGCTGACCCTGCTGGACACCGGACCGATCCGGATGACCGAACTCGCCGCCCGCGAACGGGTGCGCACCCCCACCACCACGGTCGCTATCCGCCGGCTGGAGAAACTCGGCCTCGTCAAGCGGTCTCGCGACCCATCTGACCTTCGCGCCGTCCTGGTCGAGGTCACTCCGCAGGGGTTGGTGCAGCACCGCGAGGCACTGGCTCAACGGCGCGCGCATCTGGCCTCGTTGCTGGCCAAGCTCAGCGACGAGGAACGCGACACGTTGGCCAGGGCACTGGCACCACTGGAGCGGATTGCCGATCAGTCGGAGAGCTGA
- a CDS encoding amino acid ABC transporter ATP-binding protein → MAEHQRPAPVSLAANDIHLAFGNNAVLRGVDVEVPAGTTAAIIGPSGSGKSTLLRTLNRLYEPDKGDILLDGRSVLRDDPDKLRQRIGMVFQHFNLFPHRSVVDNVALGPRKLKKLTADEARELALAQLDRVGLKHKAEVRPATLSGGQQQRVAIARALAMAPQVMFFDEATSALDPELVKGILALIAELGADGMTMVVVTHEMGFARSTADSVVFMDHGKVVESGPPDQIFAAAATERLQRFLSQVL, encoded by the coding sequence ATGGCCGAGCACCAGCGCCCAGCCCCGGTTTCCTTGGCCGCCAACGATATTCACCTGGCATTCGGTAACAACGCCGTGCTGCGCGGGGTTGACGTCGAGGTACCGGCCGGGACGACGGCGGCGATCATCGGCCCGTCCGGGTCGGGTAAGTCCACCCTGTTGCGCACGCTCAACCGGCTCTACGAACCGGACAAGGGTGACATCCTGCTCGACGGCCGCTCGGTGCTGCGCGACGACCCCGACAAGCTGCGCCAGCGGATCGGCATGGTGTTCCAGCATTTCAACCTGTTCCCGCACCGATCGGTGGTGGACAACGTCGCGCTGGGGCCGCGCAAGCTGAAGAAGCTGACCGCCGACGAGGCGCGCGAACTCGCGCTGGCCCAGCTCGACCGCGTCGGCCTCAAACACAAGGCCGAGGTTCGACCGGCAACCTTGTCGGGCGGGCAGCAGCAGCGGGTGGCGATCGCCCGGGCCCTGGCGATGGCACCGCAGGTGATGTTCTTCGACGAGGCAACCTCGGCGCTGGATCCGGAACTGGTGAAAGGCATCCTGGCGCTGATCGCCGAACTCGGCGCCGACGGAATGACCATGGTGGTGGTCACCCACGAGATGGGCTTTGCCCGCTCCACCGCAGACTCGGTGGTGTTCATGGACCACGGCAAGGTCGTCGAATCCGGGCCGCCCGATCAGATCTTCGCTGCCGCCGCGACGGAGCGGCTGCAACGCTTTCTGTCCCAGGTTCTGTGA
- a CDS encoding ABC transporter substrate-binding protein/permease, translated as MAPAGADQCSPPGEKSASALPTNLAAAAKGPGEDKYTTATTEPLAAVRLDALRLITPGTLTVGTLSDAPPSICINSQGQFTGFDNELLRAIADKLGLKINFVGTEFSGLLAQVAARRFDVGSSSITTTDARRRTVGFTNGYDFGYFSLVVPAGSPITGFDKLGPGQRIGVVQGTVQESYVIDTLKLQPVKFPDYNTVYASLKTRQIDAWVAPSQQAQGTVRPGDPAVIVENTFSLDNFVAYAVAKENQPLIDALNAGLDAVIADGTWSRLYTDWVPRALPPGWKPGSTSAPLPQLPDFTAIAAANQKPADATPVAAKSVLTQLRESFLDWELYKKAIPDLLTTGLPNTLLLTISASVIGLVLGMVLAVAGISRSRWLRLPARIYTDIFRGLPEVVIILLIGLGVGPVVGGLTGNNPYPLGIAALGLMAAAYIGEIFRSGIQSVEGGQLEASRALGFSYSSSMRLVVVPQGVRRVLPALVNQFISLLKASSLVYFLGLVASQRELFQVGRDLNAQTGNLSPLVAAGLFYLVLTIPLTHLVNYIDARLRRGRPPSEEDPLDPILTSQETV; from the coding sequence ATGGCCCCGGCCGGCGCCGACCAGTGCTCACCGCCGGGTGAGAAATCCGCCAGCGCGCTACCCACCAACCTCGCCGCAGCCGCCAAGGGACCCGGCGAGGACAAGTACACGACCGCCACCACCGAACCGTTGGCTGCGGTCAGACTCGACGCGCTGCGGCTGATCACCCCGGGCACCCTGACCGTCGGCACGCTGTCGGATGCACCGCCGAGCATCTGCATCAACTCCCAGGGCCAGTTCACCGGTTTCGACAACGAGCTGCTGCGGGCGATCGCCGACAAGCTAGGCTTGAAGATCAACTTCGTCGGCACCGAGTTCTCCGGGCTGCTGGCCCAGGTCGCCGCCCGCCGGTTCGACGTCGGTTCCTCGTCGATCACCACCACCGACGCACGCCGCCGCACGGTCGGCTTCACCAACGGCTACGACTTCGGCTACTTCTCCCTCGTGGTCCCCGCGGGCTCACCGATCACCGGCTTCGACAAGCTGGGGCCGGGCCAACGCATCGGCGTGGTGCAGGGCACCGTGCAGGAGTCCTACGTGATCGACACGCTCAAACTGCAGCCGGTCAAATTCCCCGACTACAACACCGTTTACGCCAGCCTGAAAACCCGTCAGATCGACGCATGGGTGGCACCCTCACAACAGGCGCAGGGCACCGTCCGGCCGGGCGATCCGGCGGTGATCGTCGAAAACACCTTCAGTTTGGACAATTTCGTCGCCTATGCCGTGGCCAAGGAGAACCAGCCGCTGATCGACGCGCTCAACGCGGGCCTCGACGCGGTGATCGCCGACGGCACCTGGTCGCGCCTTTACACCGACTGGGTGCCTCGCGCGCTGCCGCCCGGCTGGAAGCCGGGCTCCACATCGGCTCCGCTGCCGCAACTTCCGGACTTCACCGCGATCGCGGCGGCCAATCAGAAGCCGGCCGATGCCACCCCGGTCGCGGCGAAATCCGTCCTGACCCAGCTACGTGAGTCGTTCTTGGATTGGGAGCTCTACAAGAAGGCGATCCCCGACCTGTTGACCACCGGGTTGCCCAACACCCTGCTGCTGACCATCAGTGCCAGCGTGATCGGGTTGGTGTTGGGAATGGTGCTCGCAGTAGCCGGGATCTCCCGCTCCCGCTGGTTGCGCCTGCCCGCCCGGATCTACACCGACATCTTCCGCGGCCTGCCCGAGGTGGTGATCATCCTGCTGATCGGACTGGGTGTCGGGCCGGTGGTCGGCGGCCTCACCGGGAACAACCCCTACCCGCTCGGCATCGCCGCACTGGGGCTGATGGCCGCGGCCTACATCGGCGAGATCTTCCGCTCGGGCATCCAGAGCGTGGAAGGCGGGCAGCTGGAAGCCTCACGCGCCCTTGGCTTCAGCTATTCGTCCTCGATGCGTCTGGTCGTCGTCCCGCAGGGTGTGCGCCGGGTGCTGCCGGCCCTGGTGAACCAGTTCATCTCGCTGCTGAAAGCCTCGTCGCTGGTGTACTTCCTGGGCCTGGTGGCCAGCCAGCGGGAACTGTTCCAGGTAGGCCGCGACCTCAACGCGCAGACCGGCAATCTCTCACCGTTGGTGGCGGCGGGTCTGTTCTATCTGGTGCTGACGATCCCGCTGACCCATCTGGTCAACTACATCGACGCCCGGCTTCGCCGGGGCCGGCCACCGTCGGAGGAGGACCCGTTGGATCCCATCCTTACCAGCCAGGAGACCGTGTGA
- a CDS encoding GntR family transcriptional regulator, with protein sequence MPKRYGVKEKDQVVAQILDLLMTGALRSGDRVDRNEIAATLGLSRLPVQEALVQLEHDGILITRYHRGAFVQQFDEASVREHYEVHGLLTGAVSARAAADPRADILASLAPTMTLMREATAPRAYVDGAELFRDIVIAGYAGPRLTATIRSSRSFMPRHFWNDFRESRTHLLPIIEAEYAAICRRDPAAARRACIDRADLMADLLIAELRRRGVFAGLDSV encoded by the coding sequence ATGCCCAAGCGCTACGGCGTCAAAGAAAAAGACCAAGTCGTCGCCCAGATCCTCGATCTCCTCATGACGGGCGCGCTTCGCTCCGGCGATCGCGTCGACCGCAACGAGATCGCGGCCACTCTCGGATTGAGCCGCCTGCCGGTGCAAGAGGCGCTGGTGCAGCTCGAGCACGACGGCATCCTCATCACGCGCTACCACCGCGGGGCGTTCGTCCAGCAGTTCGACGAAGCCAGCGTGCGCGAACATTACGAAGTGCATGGGCTGCTGACCGGCGCGGTGTCCGCCCGCGCCGCGGCCGACCCGCGGGCCGACATCCTGGCCAGCCTCGCCCCCACGATGACCCTCATGCGCGAGGCCACCGCACCACGGGCTTACGTCGACGGCGCCGAGCTGTTTCGCGACATCGTGATCGCCGGCTATGCCGGACCGCGCCTCACGGCGACCATCCGGTCCTCACGCAGCTTCATGCCACGCCACTTCTGGAACGATTTCCGGGAATCGCGCACCCATCTGCTACCCATCATCGAAGCCGAGTACGCCGCGATCTGCCGGCGCGATCCGGCGGCGGCCCGGCGCGCGTGCATCGACCGCGCCGACCTGATGGCTGACTTGCTGATCGCCGAGCTGCGCCGGCGCGGAGTATTCGCCGGGTTGGATTCCGTCTGA